A genomic window from Calditerricola satsumensis includes:
- a CDS encoding response regulator transcription factor codes for MRILVVDDEAPMRALLRLFLEQNGFAVSEAEDGHAALARARAEQPDLILLDIMLPGLDGWQVCRMLREESDVPIIMLTARDDVRDRVAGLDAGADDYLVKPFAEEELMARIRAVLRRAKKAGDRLRAGPLVVDLRAREASCHGRRLALTPKEFDLLALLARHPGQVFDREQLIERVWGWDYEGDVRTVDTHVKALRAKLEEAGCMRDLIETVRGVGYRFAPQTARPGGDRA; via the coding sequence GCATTTTGGTGGTGGACGATGAAGCGCCCATGCGCGCGCTGCTTCGGCTGTTTCTCGAACAAAACGGGTTTGCCGTTTCCGAGGCGGAAGACGGCCATGCGGCGCTGGCGCGCGCTCGTGCGGAGCAGCCGGATCTTATCCTTCTCGACATCATGTTGCCGGGCCTTGACGGTTGGCAGGTGTGCCGCATGCTGCGCGAGGAAAGCGATGTGCCGATCATCATGCTCACCGCTCGCGACGACGTCCGCGACCGGGTGGCCGGCCTCGATGCGGGAGCGGACGACTACCTGGTGAAACCGTTTGCCGAGGAGGAGCTGATGGCCCGCATTCGCGCCGTGCTGCGCCGCGCCAAAAAAGCTGGTGACCGGCTTAGGGCCGGTCCTTTGGTCGTCGATTTGCGCGCAAGAGAAGCCTCTTGCCACGGGCGACGCCTGGCCTTGACCCCGAAGGAGTTTGACCTTCTTGCGCTGCTCGCGCGCCATCCGGGCCAGGTTTTCGATCGCGAGCAGCTCATTGAACGGGTGTGGGGATGGGATTACGAGGGGGACGTGCGCACGGTGGACACCCACGTCAAAGCGCTGCGGGCGAAACTGGAGGAAGCCGGTTGCATGCGCGACCTGATTGAAACCGTGCGCGGTGTGGGGTACCGCTTTGCCCCCCAAACCGCGCGGCCCGGTGGCGATCGAGCATGA